AGCTTTGACACCAATTGTTAGCGCCCCAGGCCCAATCCACGTTCAAGTGTTTCCAGTGCGCATCAGACATGCTACCATAAGCGGAGAGCCCACCACATCACAAAAAATTAGCTTGAAGGAAGTGTGACACTCTCATTATAAAGTGGTCCCTACCCTCCTCCCGTAATCGAGGCGGGACTAAAATCACTGGCAAAGTCCAATCACCAGTAACCTAACTGGCTAGTGCTTGCGCGTGGGCCTTGATCGCTCCGGAGGAAGCACCAACCTGACCTGGAACGCCACTCTGCACTTCACCGTCCTGGCCAACACCTTCGTCCCCCTCCTGGTGCGCCTCTGTGATCGGTGGCGCTTCCAAGACGACCGTGATATCGACAATGCTCTACGCCCCCACTCTCCCAGCTGCTCTCCGGGGAGCCAAACGGGAATGTTCCGGCCAAGTTCTACATGGGCCAGGTCCGGAACAAGCACTTGTGGGGTTCCTCAACTTCACCTACAGGCTCGGCAATGTCTACGTGACTCCATCAGTGGATCTACCAACGCCTCCCAAAATAAGAATGGGGGATGTTGTTCCCCAGAAAGTATGTGGGAGGCTGATTCTACTGAAagtatgggggggggggggagggggttgatTCTCCAGAACTTTTTCTTTTGGTGGCCCAGCCCGCGATTTGTGCGACTCGTGTTGTTGTGTAGGTAGTAAAATCACAGCTTAAGCATTTTAAGAAGATAATGATTTGGGTACAGTGGCGGATCCGAGAATGCAACTTTGGGTGTGCAATTTTTTTTCATCCTAACAAAAAAGTCCATTGGTCCACAACAATACAAATTGTTCACAATAGGATCAATATCTCGAGAGAAGATTTTTTTACAAAGAGCTATATATCTCTAAAACCAATGATTATTCATTCGATCCTCAGAAGAAAgataattcattcatttattttttTACTAATGAACGAAATCAATCCAAAGATAATTCATTTGTTGTTTCTAAATCAATAGTACTAATGTGGTCATGTACAGAGCTATATATCGATAAATCCAAACATAACCTACACATGTACGGGTCAACAAATGAAATCTCAGATTGAAGCTTTGGACCGAGATTTTTTACGGGTATTTGACTatgcttagagcaactctagcagaccccgtatccCGCCGGCCcgtaaaacgcgtttgcagttcgcgcaaaacagCTTTTGCGGGCTGGCTCGGGTTGGTACAGATGCAGGCCCCCAAACGGttccgtaaaaaagtatattcgcggaatatacttttttacgggtcggctttgcgggtTATGCTCTTTGTGCcgctgcatcccgcatatcatcagCCCGCAAATATCAAATACAACATAATTCAACAATAAAAAACAAACTGAATTATTCGAATCAAACGTAATACAATAATCATCCgtattacaaataattattcaaataacCGTAGCAAACTTAAATAGCGCAAcacaaaacttgtcatgaatacAAATAGTGCACAACCTCAGTTgtgctatcttcaccaatgcgaagatactcatcggcatagtcagccggaacatcatatgcaatcacccgcacagctgcggagattttttgatatgcactaaatccctttaagcccgctgcatttcttctttgagtaaaataccggcaatttgcctcgcaagcttcaacaagtttcacaaagagggatcggcgcattcggtaccttctccgaAAGAGGTGCGGAGGATATGTATGATTCTCCGCGAAAtaatcttgcatcaacatctcgttcccaagatggCGATTCCGAGGAATGCACAAACGCCCGACAGTCGATCCTCGCCTCCTCTTCCGGTGCTCGTCTtcatgctccttcacggcaagcgccatggctaatgtttgctgccgaaaggtcgcaagcatggtctcaacatccgagtcgtccgaatcggacgaatcggatagcaagaacttctcgcacggggtcaactccatctacacgcacaccggcgcgtcaatctactacacagctcgcaaaaatcacaaaaaagggaCTAACCGGTGGCGGGCGATCCCGGGCAGCGACGAGGGGCTGCGCTCGACGATGGTCGatccctggcggcggcggcgacgggggacGGCTCTTCTCACTGGATGCGGAGGGGCGTTGCAGCGGCTCGGCGCGggcgggtgtggggtggcgcggGGCACGATTTCATCGCAGATATGGCCAGAATtgccggcggcgggcggggcggaagcaagggcgggcggcggcggaaggagggggaaaagagcgcgggctgaaatgtccctcccgccaactgcttctctgtgatgcagggcactgcagccgcgagggggaaacccgcgttttcccgggttggggTCGGGAATTTGCCGCGCGCCCCAAAACTTTTtacgggccggggcgggatgcgagGTCTGGCCGGGCAGGCTTTCCGGCCcgtacccgcattttggcggttattttacgggtcgggggcgaatgcggggtctgctagagttgctcttagagcaTCTGCAACCGGACATCTCAAACCCGCCTCAAACGTCCGGGCATGTCCGTCACGTCGGACTGACGGCCGGGGCTCACATGAAAACACTATAAAACCAGACGTCTGAAGCTCGTCTCCTTCGGTGGATTGCGTTGTGCCCTAACCTGACTATTTAAGCCAACCGCCGGCACCGAAACCCTATCCATCCACACTTCCCCACTCTCGTCCTGACGCCGCTACTTTCCACTCGCCGTCGACATCCTGGACATTTCCGACGATAAGGTGTAGTTAGCTAGCGTGTGCGTAATATGTAGGATTTCTTTTGTATCGTTTGTACGGATCTAGTGGATGAAATACGAGAGACTCGGATGCACAACACCAAGTATGAGGCGTGACCAGTCATTGTCCGCGGACGCGCCCGGTCGTGTCCGCAGACGTTTGAGAGATCGGTCGGATTTtccaagtccggttgtagatgctcttagtatcTCTCATGCGTGAGGGTAGAGGTGGCTCGTTACTGCTCTTGGGCTACTGGTTAGTTAGGTGTGGTTAGTGGCCAATGGGTTAATATTAATCCGTTTGCCACATGAGAGCTACTGTGTAGTCTCTTAAAGTATGCCAATCTTAGTCTTTTTTGCCATATATCTATATATGGGAATTTTATGCAGCAAATTTTGGGTGTACATCTGTACACCCTTGAACCATACTGAATCCGCCCACTGTTTGGGTAGTGGATGGGGACAATGTCGGCATCAAGACATTGCAACGCCCTTAGCCGCCTCAGGCCGCCTTTTGTTCACTATAGCACTATGAATTGGGCTCACGCGCCCAAGCAGCCACCCGGGGTGCCTGGGCCTGTCTCTGCCGCTGGATGACGATGGTTGTTCAATGGTCCAAGAATTCTGGTGTAATTTTTTTACGTCAAGGATGCTTtgtaattttgatgaactttttcaatagaTCCAGATCCTTTTTTACAAAAAGGAAAACGTTTCCTACGGGTAGGGCAGAGAGGTAGGCTTCTCCATCCATCACTTGTCGCGGACGGACGGCAGATGAATGTGGCGCAGTACGTGCCAGCATTGGGTGCAGTTACCTCACCGTCGTGCATACTACACCAAAAAGGTCTTTTTCCACAGGGTCTCTCCcctcaaaaggttaatgtccggtACAAACTTAAAAGGAAAGCCATCCTAACAGAACAACCCAACAGCTCCGGCGATCTTCCAGAACAATCTCACTCTGAAACGAGCCCAAAAACTCCTCCCGGAAAGCAGCAGCGCGAGCAGGCCAAGAAACCAACCACCTCACGTACATACGTACGTAGGTACTGCCCACGACGACGCCACCACTAACTCGCCCCCGTCCTCTCTCCCCACTCGCGGCTCGCGCCACCTTCAATTCATCGCCACTCACCACCAGCCACCGGCCATCACCACCACTGTTTGCCATTCCCGCATTTCGCCTAGGCCGCTGCCTGCCCCGCAGTGGTACCCTCCCTCCCGCCCGTGTCCGCCCTCCTAAAACGAGCGTCGGCCCCGAAATAGCCCGGCACCACAAGCACCGCCCACCGGCCACTCATTGAATCCATGCTGCCCTTGTCGTCGTTAACTCCTCTGCCTCCTCGCCTTGCCCGggagtgagcgagcgagcgagcgagcgagagcggCATGATGAAGCTGCGGTGGTGGCGGGTCGACGCGTCGGAGGTGGCCGCCGTCACGGCCATGGGCGTCTGGGAGGCCGTCCTGGCCGGCGGCGGCAGGCGCTTCATCAAGCGCAAGGACAGCGACGCCGGCGAGACCGGTCGGTACCGTCGCCCTCTTCCTCCGCCGGTCaatcctctcctcccccctttctgcATGCGCGGTTGCTCTTCTGTTCCGTTCGTGCCAATTTTTTTGGTCCAGAAGTCAAGTCAGCGAGATTCTCCAGGCCAAGGAGAACTGCTCCCGTTTTGTTGCGAAATTTCGGCAGATTTTGGTGCGGGGAAGCGGCACGATAGCTGCGCCCTTTCGCGGTTTGTTGGGCGCCATTTCCCTGGGAACGGCAAGGCCGTTGCTGGCTGCCTGTTGCTCGGCATGCCTGCTCCGTTTGGATCCTTTTCCGGTGCGGGGCTCCAGGGCATCATCGCCAAAGTGTGACGCTTTCTTTATCCCCTTCTTCACGCACCTCTGAAATCTTTATTTAGCAATTTCTGCATCAGTGAGACTAGCAAGTTAATTTCATCCGTGGTGCCATTACTCTGCCCTAGTGTATTATTGTGTTCTTTAGCCCTAGCATTCCTCCCCAATGGGTTCCACAACGTACGGAATGGCACAAAATATATATGATCTCGCCATGGTTCGTGTCCACCATGGCGCCCCACTATCTGCACATGCTCCTGCTACACTCCATCTCTCACGAAATCCTATGGAGTTGCTCTGAAAATCAACGTGTGAAAAACCTGATCCAGTTTTTACGCCCACTGACTTAATGGCGCCCCGTCGTCCTACGTACAGGTCGGGCGCTGGAGGAGCTGCGGAGCTCCCTGTACAACGAGATGCACAGCTCGGAAGGGGCCAAACGCCAGCAGCAGCGGTTCTGCGGCCCGTCCGTCGCGCTCACCTTCAACTTCGCCGTCGCCGTTGGGATCATCGTGGCCAACAAAATGGTACGTACAATCCCCACATCATCCACCTACATATGCCGCCTTCGTTTACTTCATGTACTACGAGTTAGTAGCAAGATTTCATTTAACTCTCGGATCAATTGTCTTGTAGGTGATGGGGAGTGTCGGGTTTAAGTACCCGATTGCGCTGTCACTGATCCACTACGCGGTGGCGTTGGTTCTCATGGCGATCCTCAAGGCCCTGTCCCTGCTGCCGGTTGCGCCGCCTTCCAAGTCGACGCCCTTCTCCTCTCTGTTCGCTCTGGGCGCCGTGATGTCTCTCTCCACCGGGCTTGCGAACGTGAGCTTGAAACACAATAGGTAAACCGGATTCTGTTTCCATTTATGTATGTTCAGTGATGTTGCTTTATGTGTTCTCAGTATCCTTGCTATTCAGTGTAGGTTTCTACCAAATGGCTAAGATTGCCGTGACTCCGACAATCGTCGCAGCGGAGTTCATGCTTTTTAAGAAGAAGGTTTCCTGCCAGAAGGTAGGTTTACCTCCATAGTTACTGATGAGCTGCACATGCCTTTTCTGTACTTTGAACACAACTGTCCTCATATTTCTTCAGAGGAAGAAAACCCAACAAATTGTGCTGTAAATACATGTTTTGTTGTCTCTCTAGCAGACTACCACTCATGCCATATGTGTGCATGTGTTTGTTTGTTGTCGATAGTGCATACCTATTATGCTGTCAAATTTATTCAGTTTTAACCGGAAATCCTGCTTCAACATTTACACAGGTCATCACACTAGCAACTGTGTCAATCGGAGTGGCTGTGGCCACCGTCACAGACCTAGAGTTCAACTTCTTCGGCGCCTGCGTAGCATTGGCCTGGATCGTCCCTAGCGCGGTAAACAAGATCCTGTGGTCGAATCTGCAGCAAACCGGAAACTGGACCGCCCTCGCGTAAGTTCCAAGTTCTGCATTTCGATCCGCAGGAGGCGCGTCGTCGCATTGTTTTTCGGTTAAGTAACATAACACAGATTGTTCGATCAACCAGGCTGATGTGGAAGACGACCCCCGTCACCATATTCTTCTTGCTGGCGCTGATGCCTCTCCTGGATCCACCGGGCCTGCTGCTGTTCAATTGGAATTTCAGAAATAGTTGTGCCATTGTCATCTCTGCTCtgttcggcttcctcctccagtgGTCCGGCGCTTTGGCCCTTGGGTGAGACCATTTTTCCTCTCTTCTTAACAAGAACATTCTTCCTTGTGAGATTTCAAAATGGGTAAGAAGATGAACTTGCTGCTAATTGACTCCGTGTTGATTTGCTTGTGGCATGCATGCAGCGCGACCTCGGCGCTGTCGCACGTGGTGCTGGGGCAGTTCAAGACCATCGTCATCATGCTCTCCGGCTACCTCATCTTCCGCTCGGACCCCGGGGTCACCAGCATCTGCGGCGCCGTCGTGGCCCTCGGCGGCATGTCCTTCTACACTTACCTGGGCCTCAAGAAGGAGTCGGCGGCGCCCAGCGGAAAGAAGCCGCCGTCGAGATCCAACTCCTTCATGGGCAAGCCCGCTGGCGATGGAGGCAGCTCGGACTACGAGGACTCCGTGTGAGTTGGGAGTTAGGTGACTTTGGTGGTCGGTTGTGTTGTAAACCTCGTTTGTGGTAGACTCTCACTGCATCTGTTGTACATAGAAGAACTTGTGATTTTAGATTCCTATATTATTCCTTTTCCCATTGGCAGGTGTCTTCTCAATGATTTTACACTTAAAAACTTCTTAGTGCAAAAAAATAGTGGTTAGAGAAGTAAAATATTTAGTTTACTCCTCTAACCGGCACCTAGCCAAACTTGTATAATGGTTAGAGGAGAAAAAAAATACTCCTCGGCATCACGAACTCCTATATTTGGTCAGCCTCCCACCCACCCGAATAAAAAATGCCCCATCTCCCCTCGGTCGCACCCACCCCACCCCGTGTTGCATCTATCCCGGTGCCTCCCTTCTTGCCTACGTCGCTCACCACGCGCCACTTTTGATCCTCCATAGGACTTGCTGTGCTCCTCCCCATCCCAATTTGGTCCTCTCCTGCCGCCGTAGATGCTTAAATCAACAGATATATGGCCCCCGCCACCGGCGCTGGATTCGACGCAGCCCGACCTTTGATATCATCGTGTTTTGGATGGATTCGTCGGGGTCTGAACCGTGCAACCCCCTCAACCACTTTGCGCCACATCtcggtattgaaggaaatatgccctagaggcaataataaagttattatttatttttttaattcatgataaatgtttattattcatgctagaattgtattaaccggaaacttagtacatgtgtgaatacatagacaaaatatatagtccctagtatgcctctacttgactagctcgttaatcaaagatggttatgtttcctaaccatagacatgtgttgtcatttgatgaacgagatcacatcattaggagaatgatgtgatggacatgacccatccgttagcttagcattatgatcgttacagtttcattgctactgctatcttcataacttatacatgttcctcagactatgagattatgcaactcccgaataccggaggaacactttgtgtactaccaaacgtcacaacgtaaatgggtgattataaaggtgctctataggtgtctccgaaggtgtttgttggattggcatatatcgagattaggatttgtcactcagtgtttcggagaggtatctctgggccctctcggtaatactcatcactataagccttgcaagcattgtgactaatgagttagttgctgaagtattacggaacaagtaaagagacttgccggtaacgagattgagctagttatgatgataccgacgattgaatctcgggcaagtaacataccgatgacaaagggaacaacgtatgttgttatgcgatttgaccgataaagatcttcgtagaatatgtaggagccaatatgagcatccaggttccgctattggttattgaccggagatgtgtctcggtcatgtgtacatagttctcgaacccgtagggtccgcacgcttaacgtttgatgacgatatgtattatgagttatatgttttatgaccgaagtttgttcggagtcccggatgagatcacgaacgtgacgaggagtctcgaaatgattgagacataaagattgatatattgtatgactatattcggacaccggaaatgttccggagaagtttcggataaaaccagagtgctggagggttatcggaactccccggggaactaatgggcctcgatgggccttagtggagagagaggaggcctGCAGgagggctggccgccccccttgagtccgaataggacaagggaaagggggcggcgcccccccaccctgaaagtgcaactatccctacgtggttttggtaattcctaacaacatatagctcattgagctaatgctatttcaaaatgaatatttcaggaaagctcaatgattggcatggcatggatgagaaaagtggatccctcaaaatgctaaggacaaaaggattggctcaagctcaaagctcaagactctacattttatattttagtgatccaagatcacattgagtctataggaaaagccaatactattaaggagggatgaggtgttgcttaatggcttacttgctcaaaatgcttagtgatatgctccaaagccctcaactactttctcacatccacatatgacctaaaccaaaagtcaaactcggccccactgattctttctatccggcgccaccgagttcagatgtcatagccactgccacaaaccctaggcaaatcggtctcactgatagggatctcggtctcaccgagatgggattgtaatctctctttttcccttcgtaacgtttcggtaccaccgagatgagcgatcggtcccaccgagattgcaatgtaaactctctatttccttttcgtaacatttcggtctcaccgaaatgagcgaaccggtcccaccgagtttacctgaccaactctctggttagcttattaccaaaattggtcccaccaagtttgtgtaatcggtcttaccgagattacgttatgccctaaccctaaccatatcgctcctaccgagttgcatgtcggtcccaccgaaaatcctaacggtcactagatttgctgaatcggtccgatcgagtttctcaattcggtcccaccgagattggcaagttgtgtgtaacggttagattttgtgtggaggctatatatacccctccacctcctcttcattcgtggagagagccatca
Above is a window of Triticum aestivum cultivar Chinese Spring chromosome 6B, IWGSC CS RefSeq v2.1, whole genome shotgun sequence DNA encoding:
- the LOC123134447 gene encoding nucleotide-sugar uncharacterized transporter 2 isoform X1; translation: MMKLRWWRVDASEVAAVTAMGVWEAVLAGGGRRFIKRKDSDAGETGRALEELRSSLYNEMHSSEGAKRQQQRFCGPSVALTFNFAVAVGIIVANKMVMGSVGFKYPIALSLIHYAVALVLMAILKALSLLPVAPPSKSTPFSSLFALGAVMSLSTGLANVSLKHNSVGFYQMAKIAVTPTIVAAEFMLFKKKVSCQKVITLATVSIGVAVATVTDLEFNFFGACVALAWIVPSAVNKILWSNLQQTGNWTALALMWKTTPVTIFFLLALMPLLDPPGLLLFNWNFRNSCAIVISALFGFLLQWSGALALGATSALSHVVLGQFKTIVIMLSGYLIFRSDPGVTSICGAVVALGGMSFYTYLGLKKESAAPSGKKPPSRSNSFMGKPAGDGGSSDYEDSV
- the LOC123134447 gene encoding nucleotide-sugar uncharacterized transporter 2 isoform X2, giving the protein MHSSEGAKRQQQRFCGPSVALTFNFAVAVGIIVANKMVMGSVGFKYPIALSLIHYAVALVLMAILKALSLLPVAPPSKSTPFSSLFALGAVMSLSTGLANVSLKHNSVGFYQMAKIAVTPTIVAAEFMLFKKKVSCQKVITLATVSIGVAVATVTDLEFNFFGACVALAWIVPSAVNKILWSNLQQTGNWTALALMWKTTPVTIFFLLALMPLLDPPGLLLFNWNFRNSCAIVISALFGFLLQWSGALALGATSALSHVVLGQFKTIVIMLSGYLIFRSDPGVTSICGAVVALGGMSFYTYLGLKKESAAPSGKKPPSRSNSFMGKPAGDGGSSDYEDSV